A window of the Janthinobacterium agaricidamnosum NBRC 102515 = DSM 9628 genome harbors these coding sequences:
- a CDS encoding methyl-accepting chemotaxis protein: protein MQTSSFHPRHWGVGAKITACTLILAGITLSALILLINARTSSILEQRAADAVTAELNSVMTATEVFNNAMVNEAASMARLFASELPGPFTLDDGNPVDVAGTPAPALKSDGKLLNMDFSVADRYTAQTSAVATIFAASGDEFIRISTSLKKENGERAVGTKLDHGHPSYAQLRAGKSYVGLATLFGKQYITQYDPLRDAGGKVIGVLFIGLDVSTNLSMLKDKLRQVKLGQTGYLFIISTAQGKDYGKLVLHPNSEGKSALDFKDADGQPFIQHMLDQKNGTLRYTWAAPGESASQAREKHLSYREFKPWNWIVAGGAFTDEITAEARQLRNRTALFSAVALLIFGGLLWLLVRASITRPLLRAEAAAAQISGGDLTVQLQASGHDEIARLLHAMNRISGNLSGVVGQVRGGAEQIATASGEIASGNQDLSSRTEQQASSLEETAASMEQLSATVGNNVEHARQASQLARQASDVAALGGSAVAQVTATMDAIKQSSGKIADIIGVIDGIAFQTNILALNAAVEAARAGEQGRGFAVVATEVRNLAQRSGAAAREIKDLILDSAGKVEAGDKQVAHAGATMEQVVASVRRVTDIMVDITQASEEQRSGIEQVNQAIAQMDQVTQQNAALVEQAAAAAEALQDQADDLRQVVQIFKL, encoded by the coding sequence ATGCAAACTTCTTCCTTCCATCCGCGCCATTGGGGCGTCGGCGCCAAAATCACGGCATGTACTTTGATACTGGCCGGCATCACGCTAAGCGCCCTGATCCTGCTGATCAATGCCCGCACGTCCAGCATCCTGGAACAGCGCGCCGCCGACGCCGTGACGGCCGAACTGAACTCCGTGATGACGGCTACCGAAGTCTTCAACAACGCCATGGTCAACGAAGCGGCCAGTATGGCGCGCCTGTTCGCGTCGGAACTACCCGGCCCGTTCACGCTCGACGACGGCAATCCGGTGGACGTGGCCGGCACGCCGGCGCCGGCGCTGAAAAGCGATGGCAAGCTGCTCAATATGGATTTCAGCGTGGCCGACCGCTACACTGCGCAGACCAGCGCGGTCGCCACCATCTTCGCGGCCAGCGGCGACGAATTCATCCGCATCAGCACCTCATTGAAAAAGGAAAACGGCGAACGCGCGGTGGGCACCAAGCTCGACCATGGCCATCCGAGTTATGCGCAACTGCGCGCCGGCAAGTCTTATGTCGGCCTCGCCACGTTGTTCGGCAAGCAATACATCACCCAGTACGACCCGCTGCGCGACGCCGGCGGCAAGGTGATCGGCGTGCTGTTCATCGGCCTCGACGTCAGCACCAACCTGTCCATGCTGAAAGACAAGCTGCGCCAGGTCAAGCTGGGCCAGACCGGCTACCTGTTCATCATCAGCACGGCGCAAGGCAAGGATTACGGCAAGCTGGTCCTGCACCCGAACAGCGAAGGCAAGAGCGCGCTCGATTTCAAGGATGCCGATGGCCAGCCGTTCATCCAGCACATGCTGGACCAGAAAAACGGCACGCTGCGCTACACCTGGGCCGCGCCGGGCGAGAGCGCATCGCAGGCGCGCGAAAAACACCTGAGCTACCGCGAATTCAAGCCCTGGAACTGGATCGTCGCCGGCGGCGCCTTCACCGATGAAATCACCGCCGAAGCGCGCCAGTTGCGCAACCGTACCGCGTTGTTCAGCGCGGTCGCCCTGCTGATATTCGGCGGGCTGCTGTGGCTGCTGGTGCGGGCCAGCATCACGCGCCCGCTGCTGCGCGCCGAAGCGGCTGCCGCACAAATTTCCGGCGGCGACTTGACGGTGCAATTGCAAGCCAGCGGCCACGATGAAATCGCCCGCCTGCTGCACGCGATGAACCGCATCAGCGGCAACCTGTCCGGCGTGGTCGGCCAGGTGCGTGGCGGCGCCGAGCAAATCGCCACCGCATCGGGAGAGATTGCCAGCGGCAACCAGGATTTGTCGAGTCGCACCGAACAGCAAGCCAGTTCGCTGGAAGAAACCGCCGCATCGATGGAGCAACTGAGCGCCACCGTCGGCAACAACGTCGAGCATGCGCGCCAAGCGAGCCAGCTGGCGCGGCAAGCGTCGGATGTCGCCGCGCTGGGCGGCTCGGCGGTGGCGCAGGTGACGGCGACGATGGACGCCATCAAACAATCGTCGGGCAAGATCGCCGACATCATCGGCGTCATCGACGGCATCGCTTTCCAGACCAATATCTTGGCGCTGAACGCGGCGGTGGAAGCGGCGCGCGCCGGCGAACAGGGGCGCGGCTTCGCGGTGGTGGCGACCGAAGTGCGCAACCTGGCCCAGCGTTCCGGCGCGGCGGCCAGGGAAATCAAGGACTTGATACTGGATTCGGCCGGCAAGGTCGAGGCCGGCGACAAACAGGTGGCCCATGCCGGCGCGACGATGGAGCAAGTGGTGGCCAGCGTACGGCGCGTTACCGACATCATGGTCGATATCACGCAAGCGAGCGAAGAGCAGCGCAGCGGCATCGAACAAGTCAACCAGGCCATCGCGCAAATGGACCAGGTGACGCAGCAAAACGCCGCGCTGGTCGAGCAAGCGGCGGCCGCCGCCGAAGCGTTGCAAGACCAGGCCGACGATCTGCGGCAAGTGGTGCAGATATTCAAGCTGTAG
- a CDS encoding carboxy terminal-processing peptidase, with translation MKKKMMLVALALALSVQAGAAQTEKSAAPVLKPLAQQTQAALWASRVLSRYHYKAVPLDDAMSEKIFDRYFKSLDAEKLFFVQADLDQFAPLRTKLDDAINNENMGAPFAIYNVYQQRFEERINYARELLKTKFDFTTDESYQYDREKANWAKSDDEIRELWRKRIKNDWLRLKLAGKDDKGIRETLDKRYENYISRSRKLNSEDVFQIFMNAYAMSIEPHTNYLGPRASENFDIAMRLSVEGIGATLQTRDEDTVIRDLTPGSPAMLSGKLKVGDRIMGVSQGASGPFTEILGWRIDDVVQLIRGPKDSTVRLDILPLDAGPDGKHITVTLVRKKITMEEQAAKKSVIEVKDGAVKRRIGVIALPTFYQDFEARRRGDKDYKSATRDVARLLGELKKDKVDNVLIDLRNNGGGSLNEAVELTGLFIDKGPVVQQRNAEGKVDIESDTNAGLAWDGPVGVLINRGSASASEIFAAAIQDYGRGLIIGEGSFGKGTVQTIINLDRFGGGDKARFGELKMTVAQFFRINGGTTQLRGVTPDIKLPGSSDTDNFGESSYDNALPWVAIKPANYVPAGDLKEIVPLLDRKHDTRVAKDKDFQYLQEDIALVVKQRKENLISLNETVRRKERDSQEARAKLREKRLLAAIANPGDDLVILPDPKDALNKALGAKTSSSAAKQIAAVKGALRTDDGLQGDERSLTAELDAEKAAKSAKDVLLNEAVRILSDEVGLLKGDTRLAARVLPYASDVGTPAAAATAAK, from the coding sequence ATGAAGAAGAAAATGATGCTGGTAGCCCTGGCGCTCGCTTTGTCAGTGCAAGCCGGCGCGGCCCAGACGGAAAAAAGCGCTGCTCCCGTGTTGAAACCGCTGGCGCAGCAAACCCAGGCCGCCCTGTGGGCGTCGCGGGTGCTGTCGCGTTACCATTACAAGGCCGTGCCGCTTGACGATGCGATGTCGGAAAAGATTTTCGATCGTTATTTCAAGTCGCTGGATGCCGAGAAACTGTTTTTTGTGCAAGCCGATCTGGATCAGTTCGCTCCTTTGCGCACCAAGCTGGACGACGCCATCAATAATGAAAACATGGGCGCGCCATTCGCGATCTACAATGTGTACCAGCAGCGTTTTGAAGAGCGTATTAATTATGCGCGTGAATTGCTGAAGACCAAATTCGATTTCACCACCGATGAAAGTTACCAATACGACCGCGAAAAAGCGAACTGGGCCAAATCGGACGATGAAATCCGCGAATTGTGGCGCAAACGCATCAAGAATGACTGGCTGCGCCTGAAACTGGCCGGCAAGGATGACAAGGGCATCCGCGAAACGCTGGACAAGCGCTACGAAAACTACATCAGCCGTTCGCGCAAGCTCAACAGCGAGGACGTGTTCCAGATCTTCATGAACGCGTATGCGATGTCGATCGAACCGCATACCAATTACCTGGGCCCGCGCGCGTCGGAAAACTTCGATATCGCCATGCGTTTGTCGGTCGAGGGCATCGGCGCGACCTTGCAGACGCGCGATGAAGACACGGTGATACGCGACTTGACGCCCGGCAGCCCGGCCATGTTGTCGGGCAAGCTGAAGGTTGGCGACCGCATCATGGGCGTCAGCCAGGGCGCGAGCGGCCCGTTCACTGAAATCCTCGGCTGGCGCATCGACGACGTCGTGCAATTGATACGCGGACCCAAGGATTCGACGGTGCGGCTCGACATCCTGCCGCTCGACGCGGGACCGGATGGCAAGCACATCACCGTGACGCTGGTGCGCAAGAAAATCACGATGGAAGAGCAGGCCGCCAAGAAATCGGTGATCGAAGTCAAGGATGGCGCCGTCAAGCGCCGCATCGGCGTGATCGCCTTGCCGACCTTTTACCAGGACTTCGAGGCCCGCCGCCGTGGCGACAAGGATTACAAGAGCGCCACCCGCGACGTGGCGCGCCTGCTGGGCGAGTTGAAGAAGGATAAGGTCGATAACGTGCTGATCGACTTGCGCAACAATGGCGGCGGTTCGCTGAACGAGGCGGTCGAATTGACCGGCCTGTTCATCGACAAAGGTCCGGTGGTGCAGCAGCGCAATGCCGAAGGTAAAGTCGATATCGAGAGCGACACCAATGCCGGCCTGGCGTGGGATGGACCGGTCGGCGTGCTGATCAATCGCGGTTCGGCGTCGGCGTCGGAGATTTTCGCCGCCGCGATCCAGGATTACGGCCGTGGCCTGATCATCGGCGAAGGCAGCTTCGGCAAGGGCACCGTGCAAACCATCATCAACCTGGACCGTTTTGGCGGTGGCGACAAGGCCCGTTTCGGCGAGTTGAAAATGACGGTCGCGCAATTCTTCCGCATCAACGGCGGCACCACCCAGTTGCGTGGCGTCACGCCGGACATCAAGTTGCCTGGCAGCTCGGATACCGACAATTTCGGCGAATCGAGCTACGACAACGCCTTGCCTTGGGTGGCGATCAAACCGGCGAACTATGTGCCGGCCGGCGACTTGAAGGAGATCGTGCCATTGCTGGACCGCAAGCACGATACGCGCGTGGCGAAAGACAAGGATTTCCAGTACTTGCAGGAAGACATAGCGCTGGTCGTCAAGCAGCGCAAGGAAAACCTGATTTCGCTCAATGAAACCGTGCGCCGCAAGGAGCGCGACAGCCAGGAAGCGCGCGCCAAGCTGCGTGAAAAACGCTTGCTGGCGGCGATCGCCAATCCGGGCGACGACCTGGTGATCTTGCCTGATCCTAAGGATGCGCTGAACAAGGCGCTCGGTGCGAAAACCAGCAGCAGTGCTGCCAAGCAAATCGCCGCCGTCAAGGGCGCCTTGCGCACCGACGATGGCTTGCAGGGCGACGAGCGCTCGCTGACGGCCGAACTGGATGCCGAAAAAGCGGCCAAGAGCGCCAAGGACGTGCTGCTCAATGAAGCGGTGCGCATCTTGTCGGACGAGGTCGGCCTGTTGAAGGGCGACACCCGCTTGGCCGCGCGCGTCTTGCCTTACGCGAGCGATGTCGGCACGCCGGCGGCAGCGGCAACCGCCGCCAAGTAA